The following nucleotide sequence is from Paenibacillus andongensis.
GTCACATTCATTTAATGGGGTTGTTATTCCCGGCAGCTCTGCTTGGATTAGGCTATGTAGGCATTCAGAATGGGAAGAAAATTGGATGGTTTATTGCCGGCTTGGGCGGATTGATACTGACCATTAAACTATCGGGCTTTATCGCGATCGCTTTCGCAGTATGTATAGTGTTGTATGGATTTCATTTATTGAAGAAACGAAATGAATATTAATTTTCAAGCAAATGGAGGTGTAACTTCATGAATATATTGAATCGGATTGGCAAAATAGCTGAAGCTGCATGGCAAGAAACGGCAAGCAAGCTTGAGCAACATGAACGGGGGGGCAGCGTGATAGATAAGCTTGAACAGCGCTATGAGGAGGCGCTGCAGCGAACCATTGAGCTGCGACGCCACATTGTGAACGCAGAGGAGATGGCGCAGCTGCGCGGCGAGCAAGCCGAGCTGGCAATGCGCGCCGGCGATGAAGAGCTCGCGCGGCTAGCGCTGCAAGAGAAGCAGCGCGAGGAAGCCGCTTGCGAGCTCTACCGCGCGCAGTACGCGGGCAGCCAGGATGTGTGCCTGGCGCTCGCGGATGAACTGCGCGGGCTGCGTGCGGGGCGCGCAGCCGAGGGGCCTCGGGTGCAGCCGCCGAGCAGCGGGCTGCACGAGAAAGAGGCTCGCGACGCATGGCGCGAGCTGGAAGTGACCGGCCGCGAGCTCGGCCGGGAAGCGCTGCAGGGGCTCCGCGAAGCGGGTCGCCTGTCGCAAGAGACGCTGAAGGAAGCCAGCGGCAACCTTCAGCAGGAACTGCGCACGCTGCGCGGCAAGTTCCAGCAGGAGTGGCAGCAGCATCGCTCCAGCGATGACACTGACCCGCGCGGCAAGAAATAGCCGCGTGTTATCCCTCCAGCGCCAAGTAAGTAGGCGCAGAGGGGCCCTTGACCTCCATGATTCATGCGGAAGCCTTGCCGCGCAAGGATTTGCATCTTGGAGGTCGTCCATTCTTATGGTATGCTAGGAATCTATATGAACTAATTTAAAAGTCAGCCAGAGGAGGTGCAGCGATGGGAGAAGAAACTAAAAGCAACCGTAACCGCAATACAGCACTAGTGCTGATTGGAGCCGGTCTTTTTTTGCTTCTAGATCATACGATAGGCTTTTTCCCCATTCTTGCCATAATCCTCATCTTGCTAGGCATTCATCGGGTGCGTTCACGCAAAGAGCGCAAAGGTTATGTACTGATAGGCATAGGGGCAGTGATTTTATTCGGTGATCATATTACCATCGTGTTTTCTATTGTCTTAATTTCGCTAGGTTTGTTTTTCATACGATCTAAGCAAGTACACAAAGACGACACGTATATGCAAAAGCAGAAATTGGTGGATAGCGTCCGATTAGGCCGTGAGCCTTGGATTTTACGTAACAGTTCAACTTGGTACATTATTGGAGAAACCTACATTGATCTTTCACTTGCGATTTTGGAGCAAAAGGAAACCACGGTCATCCTGCAAGGCATTGTAGGAGATGTAGATATCAAAGTGCCGGAGGATATCGGTGTCGCTGTCACAGCTTCCATCTCTTTCGGGCAGATTCAAGTTGCGAATGAGCGTGAGTCAGGGGTTATGAACAAGCTGGTCTGGCAGTCCCCTAACTATGAACTCTG
It contains:
- the liaF gene encoding cell wall-active antibiotics response protein LiaF; protein product: MGEETKSNRNRNTALVLIGAGLFLLLDHTIGFFPILAIILILLGIHRVRSRKERKGYVLIGIGAVILFGDHITIVFSIVLISLGLFFIRSKQVHKDDTYMQKQKLVDSVRLGREPWILRNSSTWYIIGETYIDLSLAILEQKETTVILQGIVGDVDIKVPEDIGVAVTASISFGQIQVANERESGVMNKLVWQSPNYELCDHRVKLVLSYIVGDIKIKVL
- a CDS encoding PspA/IM30 family protein, giving the protein MNILNRIGKIAEAAWQETASKLEQHERGGSVIDKLEQRYEEALQRTIELRRHIVNAEEMAQLRGEQAELAMRAGDEELARLALQEKQREEAACELYRAQYAGSQDVCLALADELRGLRAGRAAEGPRVQPPSSGLHEKEARDAWRELEVTGRELGREALQGLREAGRLSQETLKEASGNLQQELRTLRGKFQQEWQQHRSSDDTDPRGKK